TTTGTTTCTGTAGAGTAAAAGCTGGCATCAGGGCCCAATGCATAGCAACTGGATGCtcaaaacaattaaacaaatatCCGCTCCACAGCTACGGTGTGTGGAGAAAAAGTTTGAGTTCCCCGCTGTGTCCCCATGGAAGCGCTCACGCCAGCTACATGGGCTGCCTTTCCCctgtttcatttatgttttgctCCAGTATAAAGTCACATGGTCTCAATGCAACCCCTGCAGATCACAGAAGTGTGCGTCCACAGAAGCTGCACAATAAGCTGCTTACAGTACATTGATACGATACTGTCAGTACATATTTATGTACATCAAGTTCTAAATGACATCTATTAATATTTGACATACATGTCCCTGTTCATGACCATGTGCTTGCTATCGTTTCAGTACATGTCCCTGTATATCTCTTGCAGAAGGGGGTGTAGCGATGTGTCCTCTGTTGTCTTGATTTCCTGCACCAGCTGAGCATGCTCGGTGACCAGCTCCCGGAGATCGGCCAGTTTTTGCAGTAGTCTGGGGAAGAGGAAGTTGTCCTGTGGGTGGTTAGCCAGCAGGTGGAGCCGTAGTACTTGAATGACGgtctcctgcagctgctccactAGAGGCACGTCCACCAGGCCTGGGCGATCTGAAGGGAAAAGatcaaacagaaagagagaatgaagaagGAGGACTTAGTTTCTTGTGATCTTTTATTAAATCTAATTACGTAAAATCTTCCACACGATTCACAGCACCTCCACAGCAGATGATGGCAGCCACAAAAAGGGCCAGGTCACTGTCATCCAGTTCCAGAGAGTTGAAGCGTGTGGCAAACTGGAATTTGGGCTCCATCATGTCACTAAAAGGCCGCCGGAGGCTCTTGAGGAACTCTCGGGTGATGAAGCCTCCACCGCGGGCCACCAGAAGGCCGTCTTTGTTCATGCATGAGGCCAGAAGGGTGAAGAGGGCTTCGTAAACGCCATACTTCAAGAGAGTCACCTTAACAGGCAGGTAAGGCCACAGCATGGCTcagtaatgtgttttttgtgtctttttcagataaaattccaacagaaacacactttcTGTAATTCACATTTAGTCAAATCTTTCTTTTCCACATGGAGGCAGATGCAGCATCCCTAAACCCACCTGATCATTCAGATCCAGGTTCTGAAAACCAGGCACCGCCTTGGCGAactctgtcagctctgtgaCCGTCTCCACCGAGGTACTCTGGCAGCAGTAGAAGAGCCTGGCCTCAGCCTCCCTCTGCTGGAGCTCCCCACACCCCACAGCTGGAACCATCTCCCGTGCTTGGAGGCCGATCTCAGGCTCTGGATAGCCACCATTTACCATATGAGCCGCCAACGTCTTCTCTGCCAGCTGGAACGTCTCCATGTCGTGAATGATGAAAGGCTgctgggaaaagagagaggagaggatgttgGGAGGTGAGGATACAGAACAAAGAATATGTCGTCTGAcaattgctttattttttcctttaccGGCTTGCTGGTCTTTCCGGTGAGTATGAGCCGAGCTTTTGCCTTGTTCATGCTGAAGTTCTTCATGTAAGCCTCGTGGATTTGCCTGACCAGAATCTTGTGGTCGGCCAACATGGGACTTGCCACCTCTTTCTCCACCATCTTGCTTTCCGCCTTGAGCTTTAGCTTCTCCGCCTGAGGCATCCGACCAAAGCGGATAGCTGGTGCACAGACATGCTCATCGTTAGCAACAGCAGGACAAGTCTTCAAATAGAAGGTGTCTTACTTTTCTaatgaaagcacacacagacacatcagacaTATCCTGCTACGGCAAGCACGaatgtgtgcagacacacaaacattcagcctaattctttcctctcctctgaggACAACATGTCGTCCTTCTCTCAGATTTCTCACACTGCTCTGTCTGCAGTGGGAGGCCATTGTAACAAACCCAATGACCCCTCAGCAGTCAGTGCAGATGACAGGCCAGATGTGGAGCTATATGGGCCTGTGTTTTGTCAATGTCAAGCGGGCTCGGGCAGGACACTGTTCTATAAAAACCCAGTCAAtgcaaaacacactgaactgGAGCCAAATCACAGAAGGAatcctgctgttgttgtaaAGAACACATACTATAATGACGAGTTTTATGTAAGCAGAGTTTTATGTAACTCTGTGCTTACTTGCAGGATCTTTCAGTCCCAGCGATCGTCAGCGCACAATTTGGAAGCcagaatattttgaaaatgtaatggaACAAATTTTTACTTTCTcactaattaattaaaagttaaatttGTGAGCAAAGAAAAGATATCCAACCAGGATATGTAATTTTCACTTATGTTTGttaaacaaacattacattcattaaCTTAAAACTGTCTTGGACGTTGCCTTACCATTG
This Scatophagus argus isolate fScaArg1 chromosome 22, fScaArg1.pri, whole genome shotgun sequence DNA region includes the following protein-coding sequences:
- the pparaa gene encoding peroxisome proliferator-activated receptor alpha a isoform X2 yields the protein MAGDVFSPPSPLGDSLLDSPLCGDLMEDLCDISQSIGDDTLGFDFPEYQSAGSGSESSIALDTLTPASSPSTGVCGATPGSEESFTPLNLECRVCSDKASGFHYGVHACEGCKGFFRRTIRLKLEYDKCERNCKIQKKNRNKCQYCRFHKCLSVGMSHNAIRFGRMPQAEKLKLKAESKMVEKEVASPMLADHKILVRQIHEAYMKNFSMNKAKARLILTGKTSKPPFIIHDMETFQLAEKTLAAHMVNGGYPEPEIGLQAREMVPAVGCGELQQREAEARLFYCCQSTSVETVTELTEFAKAVPGFQNLDLNDQVTLLKYGVYEALFTLLASCMNKDGLLVARGGGFITREFLKSLRRPFSDMMEPKFQFATRFNSLELDDSDLALFVAAIICCGDRPGLVDVPLVEQLQETVIQVLRLHLLANHPQDNFLFPRLLQKLADLRELVTEHAQLVQEIKTTEDTSLHPLLQEIYRDMY
- the pparaa gene encoding peroxisome proliferator-activated receptor alpha a isoform X1, translating into MAGDVFSPPSPLGDSLLDSPLCGDLMEDLCDISQSIGDDTLGFDFPEYQSAGSGSESSIALDTLTPASSPSTGVCGATPGSEESFTPLNLECRVCSDKASGFHYGVHACEGCKGFFRRTIRLKLEYDKCERNCKIQKKNRNKCQYCRFHKCLSVGMSHNAIRFGRMPQAEKLKLKAESKMVEKEVASPMLADHKILVRQIHEAYMKNFSMNKAKARLILTGKTSKPQPFIIHDMETFQLAEKTLAAHMVNGGYPEPEIGLQAREMVPAVGCGELQQREAEARLFYCCQSTSVETVTELTEFAKAVPGFQNLDLNDQVTLLKYGVYEALFTLLASCMNKDGLLVARGGGFITREFLKSLRRPFSDMMEPKFQFATRFNSLELDDSDLALFVAAIICCGDRPGLVDVPLVEQLQETVIQVLRLHLLANHPQDNFLFPRLLQKLADLRELVTEHAQLVQEIKTTEDTSLHPLLQEIYRDMY